From Pseudonocardia autotrophica, one genomic window encodes:
- a CDS encoding YlbE family protein, with protein MVSTGADLLADAVEDQAVPVTRVDWRPPMDGTADDLATVATDPLRTAANERALAAMLGVTATLVDVAPASEVLGLEPGRFLHAGPPITWDRASGPLRGALMGAAVLDGLVDDPEQAPALFESGRSVSLEPCHHHATVGPMAGVVTSGMWMFVLEDPATGRRTHCSLNEGLGKVLRYGAYGPEVLQRLRWLGDVLGPLLRVAVRATRDAGDPVDVTAILTQMLQMGDEAHNRNRAGTLMLLRDLSPAMVTAGPGAGASGDDIAAALRFIGGNDHFFLNLAMPACKLALDAARGVEGSTMVVAMARNGTDFGIQVSGTGDEWFTGPAQLADGLFLGDYGPADANPDIGDSAITETAGIGGFAMATAPAIVRLVGGTVPDALATTRRMREITIGTNPRWTVPVLEFAGVPSGIDVTKVCRTGVLPQINTGMAGRVAGVGQVGAGLVTPPAEIFPAALAGLAARTRARVTT; from the coding sequence GTGGTGAGCACCGGCGCCGATCTGCTCGCCGACGCCGTCGAGGACCAGGCCGTCCCGGTCACCCGGGTGGACTGGCGCCCTCCGATGGACGGCACCGCCGACGACCTGGCGACGGTCGCCACCGACCCGCTGCGGACCGCCGCGAACGAGCGCGCGCTGGCCGCGATGCTCGGCGTGACGGCGACGCTGGTCGACGTCGCCCCGGCCTCCGAGGTGCTCGGTCTCGAACCCGGCCGGTTCCTGCACGCCGGGCCGCCGATCACCTGGGACCGGGCGTCCGGTCCGCTGCGCGGCGCGCTGATGGGCGCCGCGGTGCTCGACGGCCTGGTCGACGACCCGGAGCAGGCACCGGCGCTGTTCGAGTCGGGCAGATCGGTGTCGCTGGAGCCCTGCCACCACCACGCGACGGTGGGCCCGATGGCCGGGGTCGTCACGTCCGGCATGTGGATGTTCGTGCTGGAGGATCCGGCGACCGGGCGGCGCACCCACTGCTCGCTCAACGAGGGCCTCGGCAAGGTGCTGCGCTACGGGGCCTACGGCCCGGAGGTGTTGCAGCGGCTGCGCTGGCTCGGCGACGTGCTCGGCCCGCTGCTGCGGGTCGCGGTGCGTGCGACCCGCGACGCCGGCGACCCGGTCGACGTGACCGCGATCCTGACCCAGATGCTGCAGATGGGCGACGAGGCGCACAACCGCAACCGCGCGGGCACCCTGATGCTGCTGCGCGACCTGTCCCCGGCGATGGTCACCGCCGGGCCGGGCGCCGGGGCATCCGGCGACGACATCGCCGCGGCACTGCGCTTCATCGGCGGCAACGACCACTTCTTCCTGAACCTGGCGATGCCCGCCTGCAAGCTCGCGCTGGACGCGGCCCGCGGCGTCGAGGGATCGACGATGGTCGTCGCGATGGCCCGCAACGGCACCGACTTCGGCATCCAGGTCTCCGGAACCGGCGACGAGTGGTTCACCGGCCCGGCGCAGCTGGCCGACGGCCTGTTCCTCGGCGACTACGGGCCGGCGGACGCGAACCCGGACATCGGCGACTCGGCGATCACCGAGACGGCCGGGATCGGCGGCTTCGCGATGGCGACGGCACCGGCGATCGTCCGGCTCGTCGGCGGCACCGTGCCGGACGCGCTGGCCACCACCCGCCGGATGCGCGAGATCACCATCGGCACGAACCCGCGGTGGACCGTCCCGGTGCTGGAGTTCGCCGGCGTCCCCAGCGGTATCGACGTCACGAAGGTGTGCCGGACCGGGGTCCTCCCGCAGATCAACACCGGGATGGCCGGCCGGGTCGCCGGCGTCGGTCAGGTCGGCGCCGGGCTGGTGACCCCGCCCGCGGAGATCTTCCCGGCCGCGCTGGCGGGCCTCGCGGCCCGGACCAGGGCCCGCGTCACCACCTGA
- a CDS encoding FdrA family protein — MTTHVEVRPGAYADSVTLLRVSRTAAGLDGVTAAQVAMATPLNVDVLTGMGFEVPAAAGPNDLVVALRLTDDAALPAALAGVDTALAEANRPAAGGDTTLAAPRTTGSALDRAPAPIALISVPGPNATVEAMDAVEAGSDVLIFSDNVPVDQEVALKRAAAERSVLVMGPDCGTAVVHGLGLGFANTVEPGPVGIVAASGTGCQQLLALLDHAGVGVTSALGVGGRDLSAEVRGLATREALRRLDADPAVELIVLVSKPPADDVAAEIRELADGLGTPVEFALLGAGRPDLTGAAEAVLARLGRPVPDWPVHGSTRAATGGRYLRGLFAGGTLATEAATIAAGAPSAGHTFVDFGDDAYTTGRAHPMIDPTLRLEHLRAALADPDTGVVLLDVVLGHGAEPDPAATLAPVLAGARPPVVVTVVGTAADPQDLHRQIGTLVAAGSEVHLSQARATRRALELLGEQAPIGAAQ, encoded by the coding sequence ATGACCACGCACGTCGAGGTACGACCCGGCGCCTATGCCGACTCGGTCACCCTGCTCCGGGTCAGCCGCACCGCGGCGGGCCTGGACGGTGTGACCGCCGCGCAGGTCGCGATGGCGACACCGCTGAACGTCGACGTCCTCACCGGGATGGGCTTCGAGGTCCCGGCCGCGGCCGGCCCGAACGACCTGGTCGTGGCCCTGCGCCTGACCGACGACGCGGCGCTGCCCGCGGCACTGGCCGGGGTGGACACCGCGCTCGCCGAGGCGAACCGGCCCGCCGCAGGCGGGGACACCACCCTCGCCGCGCCGCGGACCACCGGTTCGGCGCTGGACCGGGCGCCCGCACCGATCGCGCTGATCTCGGTGCCCGGTCCGAACGCGACCGTCGAGGCGATGGACGCCGTCGAGGCCGGCAGCGACGTGCTGATCTTCAGCGACAACGTGCCGGTCGACCAGGAGGTCGCGCTGAAGCGGGCCGCCGCCGAGCGGTCGGTGCTGGTGATGGGCCCGGACTGCGGGACGGCCGTCGTGCACGGTCTGGGTCTGGGGTTCGCGAACACCGTGGAGCCCGGGCCGGTCGGGATCGTCGCCGCGTCCGGCACCGGTTGCCAGCAGCTGCTCGCGCTGCTCGATCACGCCGGTGTCGGGGTGACGTCGGCGCTGGGTGTCGGCGGACGGGACCTGTCGGCAGAGGTGCGCGGGCTCGCGACCCGCGAGGCGCTGCGCAGGCTCGACGCGGATCCCGCGGTCGAGCTGATCGTGCTGGTGTCCAAGCCGCCCGCCGACGACGTCGCCGCCGAGATCCGTGAGCTGGCGGACGGACTGGGTACCCCGGTCGAGTTCGCCCTGCTCGGGGCGGGGCGGCCGGATCTGACCGGGGCCGCCGAGGCGGTGCTCGCCCGGCTCGGCAGGCCGGTGCCGGACTGGCCGGTGCACGGTTCCACCCGGGCCGCGACCGGCGGCCGGTACCTGCGTGGCCTGTTCGCCGGTGGCACGCTGGCCACCGAGGCGGCCACGATCGCCGCCGGGGCCCCCTCGGCGGGCCACACCTTCGTCGACTTCGGCGACGACGCCTACACCACCGGCCGCGCCCACCCGATGATCGATCCGACGTTGCGGCTGGAGCATCTGCGCGCGGCGCTGGCCGATCCGGACACCGGCGTCGTACTGCTCGACGTGGTGCTCGGGCACGGCGCCGAGCCCGATCCGGCCGCGACTCTCGCCCCGGTGCTGGCCGGCGCCCGGCCACCGGTGGTCGTGACCGTCGTCGGCACCGCCGCCGATCCGCAGGACCTGCACCGCCAGATCGGCACGCTGGTCGCGGCGGGCTCCGAGGTCCACCTGTCCCAGGCCCGCGCCACCCGCCGGGCCCTCGAGCTGCTCGGCGAGCAGGCACCGATCGGAGCGGCCCAGTGA
- a CDS encoding DUF2877 domain-containing protein, protein MIAVSAPVRVRDRLLAAADGPVRIVHRGRDAVYAALGEECVGITARDAVAVPCALHTRLGRLDVRAVELRGGVLHVDGEPLRIRRFTDTRVPQLPAGGLAPGSCSAQPGSAQPSSAQPSSVRSSSVGSSSVGSSSVGSSSVGTGSIPRPGSIPRPGSAGSDPMVETGSMAGPGSVAGPGRVCPSTVPDLVGRGDGLTPLGDDVLCGWLALHRAAGAATPAVDAAVRAHLHRTTLLSATLLRCALDGQVVPQFAAFVAALGSPAELRATAALTAVGHTSGAGMLHGARLALADLRRHRRDHGETPGDRHHLHHKDQHRDHQHREGAAA, encoded by the coding sequence GTGATCGCCGTCAGCGCTCCCGTCCGGGTCCGGGACCGGCTCCTGGCGGCCGCCGACGGCCCGGTCCGGATCGTGCACCGCGGGCGGGACGCCGTGTACGCCGCGCTCGGCGAGGAGTGCGTCGGGATCACCGCGCGCGACGCGGTTGCCGTCCCGTGTGCGCTGCACACCCGGCTCGGACGGCTCGATGTGCGCGCGGTGGAGCTGCGCGGCGGGGTCCTGCATGTCGACGGCGAGCCGCTGCGGATCCGGCGGTTCACCGACACTCGCGTCCCGCAGCTCCCGGCCGGGGGTCTCGCGCCGGGGTCCTGCTCGGCGCAGCCCGGCTCGGCACAGCCCAGCTCGGCACAGCCCAGCTCGGTGAGGTCCAGCTCGGTGGGGTCCAGCTCGGTGGGGTCCAGCTCGGTGGGGTCCAGCTCGGTGGGGACCGGCTCGATTCCGCGGCCCGGCTCGATTCCGCGGCCCGGCTCGGCGGGGAGCGACCCGATGGTGGAGACCGGTTCGATGGCAGGGCCCGGCTCGGTGGCGGGGCCCGGCCGGGTGTGCCCGTCGACGGTGCCGGACCTCGTCGGACGTGGCGACGGGCTCACCCCGCTCGGCGACGACGTCCTCTGCGGCTGGCTGGCCCTGCACCGCGCCGCCGGTGCGGCCACCCCGGCGGTCGACGCCGCCGTCCGCGCCCACCTGCACCGCACCACGCTGCTGTCCGCGACGCTGCTGCGCTGCGCCCTCGACGGCCAGGTCGTGCCGCAGTTCGCGGCCTTCGTCGCCGCGCTCGGATCGCCGGCCGAGCTGCGCGCGACCGCTGCGCTCACCGCCGTCGGGCACACCTCCGGTGCCGGGATGCTGCACGGCGCCCGGCTCGCACTGGCGGATCTGCGCCGGCACCGCCGGGACCACGGCGAGACGCCGGGCGACCGGCACCACCTGCACCACAAAGACCAGCACCGGGACCACCAGCACCGTGAAGGGGCCGCTGCATGA
- a CDS encoding PucR family transcriptional regulator, whose protein sequence is MLKRDGSDPELPARAALARVDALHTGLTQIALEGGDLEGIAAEVGRVLDVGIAFTSTDGRERASALSDELRTLLAEQDLVDPTGRLRVERMGADGVAVAGGEARTLRVAAGGTNLARLVCLRQGARLAPDDVRALERAAAVAALLIVREEAVTAVETKYQGDFLRDLLLRRTADAAYVAEHADTFGWDLRRPMVVVSAELDPIDEPVSGEQRRAWQKRFSAAWRQVCAGLGDGIPTVDFSSEVVTLLPVAADRDAGPVGREIVRRAVTAVAGDKGGGRRQFSAGVSRIAADVDALPGAYGQARRAVEVGRRIGGGGNTTFFDQLGLHRLIALIPDPGELRSFVRDALGPLAEPTAEAAELRETLQILLDTNFNVAEAARLQFFHYNTMRYRVSKLERLLGPLSTDPNLRLDVAVALQARKIEN, encoded by the coding sequence TTGCTCAAGCGCGATGGTTCGGACCCGGAGCTACCGGCGCGGGCCGCACTCGCCAGGGTCGACGCCCTGCACACCGGGCTGACCCAGATCGCCCTCGAGGGCGGGGATCTCGAGGGCATCGCCGCCGAGGTCGGCCGGGTCCTCGACGTCGGGATCGCCTTCACCTCGACCGACGGCCGCGAGCGCGCCTCCGCGCTCTCCGACGAGCTGCGCACGCTGCTCGCGGAGCAGGATCTCGTCGACCCGACCGGGCGGCTGCGGGTCGAGCGGATGGGCGCCGACGGGGTCGCGGTCGCCGGCGGCGAGGCCCGCACGCTGCGGGTCGCCGCCGGCGGCACGAACCTGGCGCGCCTGGTGTGCCTGCGTCAGGGGGCCCGGCTCGCCCCGGACGACGTGCGGGCGCTGGAGCGGGCTGCCGCGGTCGCCGCGTTGCTGATCGTCCGGGAGGAGGCGGTGACCGCGGTCGAGACGAAGTACCAGGGCGACTTCCTGCGCGACCTGCTGCTGCGCCGCACGGCCGATGCCGCCTACGTCGCCGAGCACGCCGACACCTTCGGCTGGGACCTGCGGCGCCCGATGGTGGTGGTGTCGGCGGAGCTGGACCCGATCGACGAGCCGGTGTCCGGCGAGCAGCGCAGGGCCTGGCAGAAGCGGTTCTCCGCCGCCTGGCGGCAGGTCTGCGCCGGCCTGGGGGACGGGATCCCGACCGTCGACTTCTCCTCGGAGGTGGTCACCCTGCTGCCGGTGGCCGCGGATCGCGACGCCGGGCCGGTCGGGCGGGAGATCGTCCGGCGGGCGGTCACCGCGGTGGCCGGGGACAAGGGCGGCGGCCGCCGGCAGTTCTCGGCCGGGGTCAGCCGGATCGCCGCCGACGTCGACGCCCTGCCCGGGGCCTACGGGCAGGCGCGGCGCGCGGTCGAGGTGGGCCGCCGGATCGGGGGCGGGGGCAACACCACGTTCTTCGACCAGCTGGGCCTGCACCGGTTGATCGCGCTGATCCCCGATCCCGGTGAGCTGCGCTCGTTCGTGCGGGACGCGCTCGGGCCGCTCGCCGAGCCGACGGCGGAGGCGGCCGAGCTGCGGGAGACGCTGCAGATCCTGCTCGACACCAACTTCAACGTGGCCGAGGCAGCCCGGCTGCAGTTCTTCCACTACAACACGATGCGCTATCGGGTGTCGAAGCTGGAACGGCTCCTCGGGCCGCTGTCGACGGACCCGAACCTGCGCCTCGACGTGGCGGTGGCGCTGCAGGCCCGCAAGATCGAGAACTGA
- a CDS encoding uracil-xanthine permease family protein, with protein sequence MFKWEVVDPAPGEPVGARQRLPWGKTAGLGIQHVVAMFGATFVFPVVMGLDPNLAILFSGLCTILFLVVCKNRVPSYLGTSAAFVGGVAAIRAMGGDSADVTGAIMVAGLVLLAVGVFVHFAGPKMVHAVLPPAVTGAVVMLIGFNLAPVVASVYWPVDQWTALLTATFLVLAAVLFPGFWGRIAVFLALVFGFVISYLSDILFGPITSCGGDGCTPEPHLRVGFDGLAEAPWIGLPSGTLDDGVAAVHGPNVSLVFVLLVLPGVIALIAENLGHVKAVAEMTGDDLDPYMGRALGADGAATALASMFGGSPTTTYAENIGVMSATRVYSTAAYYVAAGVAILLGLCPKFGVLVAAIPGGVLGGITLVLYGMISLVGAKIWVENGIDFGEPRNLVGLAAGMVAGIGGVALDLGGGFEIGGIALGTILVIIYFHAVALRDRRAGSGAPAEGVPAGRMETDVSEVSEASQVSGASEVSGVSGQDEEDGRKP encoded by the coding sequence ATGTTCAAGTGGGAGGTGGTCGATCCCGCACCCGGTGAGCCGGTCGGAGCCCGCCAGCGGCTCCCGTGGGGGAAGACCGCCGGGCTGGGGATCCAGCACGTGGTCGCCATGTTCGGCGCCACCTTCGTGTTCCCGGTGGTGATGGGGCTCGACCCGAACCTCGCCATCCTCTTCTCCGGGCTCTGCACGATCCTGTTCCTGGTCGTCTGCAAGAACCGGGTCCCCAGCTACCTCGGCACGAGCGCCGCGTTCGTCGGTGGCGTCGCCGCGATCCGGGCGATGGGCGGCGACTCGGCCGACGTCACCGGCGCGATCATGGTCGCCGGTCTGGTGCTGCTCGCGGTCGGCGTCTTCGTGCACTTCGCCGGGCCGAAGATGGTGCACGCGGTGCTGCCGCCCGCGGTGACCGGCGCCGTCGTCATGCTGATCGGGTTCAACCTCGCCCCGGTCGTGGCGTCGGTCTACTGGCCGGTCGACCAGTGGACGGCGCTGCTCACCGCGACGTTCCTGGTGCTCGCCGCGGTGCTGTTCCCCGGCTTCTGGGGACGGATCGCGGTGTTCCTCGCGCTGGTGTTCGGCTTCGTGATCTCCTACCTGTCCGACATCCTGTTCGGCCCGATCACCTCCTGCGGCGGCGACGGTTGCACCCCGGAGCCGCACCTGCGGGTCGGCTTCGACGGGCTCGCCGAGGCCCCCTGGATCGGGCTGCCCAGCGGCACCCTGGACGACGGCGTCGCGGCCGTGCACGGCCCGAACGTCTCGCTGGTGTTCGTGCTGCTGGTGCTGCCCGGCGTGATCGCGCTGATCGCGGAGAACCTGGGGCACGTCAAGGCGGTCGCCGAGATGACCGGCGACGATCTCGACCCCTACATGGGCCGCGCACTCGGCGCCGACGGTGCCGCGACCGCGCTGGCCAGCATGTTCGGCGGCTCGCCGACGACCACCTACGCCGAGAACATCGGCGTGATGAGCGCGACCAGGGTGTACTCCACCGCGGCGTACTACGTCGCGGCGGGCGTCGCGATCCTGCTCGGCCTGTGCCCGAAGTTCGGGGTGCTGGTCGCAGCGATCCCCGGCGGGGTGCTGGGCGGGATCACGCTCGTCCTCTACGGGATGATCTCGCTGGTCGGGGCCAAGATCTGGGTGGAGAACGGCATCGACTTCGGTGAGCCGCGCAACCTGGTGGGGCTCGCGGCGGGCATGGTCGCCGGCATCGGCGGCGTCGCCCTGGATCTCGGCGGCGGCTTCGAGATCGGCGGGATCGCGCTCGGCACGATCCTGGTGATCATCTACTTCCACGCCGTCGCGCTGCGCGACCGCCGGGCGGGCTCCGGGGCCCCCGCCGAGGGCGTCCCCGCCGGCCGGATGGAGACCGACGTGTCAGAGGTGTCGGAGGCGTCCCAGGTGTCAGGGGCGTCCGAGGTGTCAGGGGTGTCGGGGCAGGACGAGGAGGACGGGAGGAAGCCGTGA
- a CDS encoding FAD binding domain-containing protein: MKPAPFDYVRPDRLADAVAALAAPESKVMAGGQSLVPLLSMRLASPSLVVDINGLPGLDAITVTSGGVQVGALARHTAVLESPEVARVQPLVPMALAHVAHATVRNRGTTVGSLVHADSAAEMPVVLSLLGGSIEVSGPAGRRTIAASELFVGPLESSVAPDEIALSAFFPALPPGAGVAFDEIARRHGDYALVGAAALVEGERIRVGYLSVSDVPTVVDLTGVPAADRAEAALEQLDPTGDIHATAAYRRTLVRVLTDRVVAAATANAQGGTP; this comes from the coding sequence GTGAAACCTGCGCCCTTCGACTACGTCCGTCCCGATCGGCTGGCCGACGCCGTCGCCGCGCTCGCCGCGCCGGAGAGCAAGGTGATGGCCGGCGGCCAGAGCCTGGTCCCGCTGCTGTCGATGCGGCTCGCGTCGCCGTCACTGGTGGTCGACATCAACGGCCTGCCCGGGCTGGACGCGATCACCGTGACGTCCGGCGGCGTACAGGTGGGCGCGCTGGCCCGGCACACCGCGGTGCTGGAATCGCCCGAGGTGGCCCGGGTCCAGCCGCTGGTCCCGATGGCGCTGGCGCACGTCGCGCACGCCACCGTCCGCAACCGCGGGACGACGGTCGGCTCGCTGGTGCACGCGGACTCCGCCGCCGAGATGCCGGTGGTGCTGAGCCTGCTCGGCGGGTCGATCGAGGTCTCCGGGCCCGCCGGCCGGCGCACGATCGCGGCGTCGGAGCTGTTCGTCGGCCCGCTGGAGTCGTCGGTGGCGCCGGACGAGATCGCGCTCTCGGCGTTCTTCCCGGCGCTGCCCCCCGGTGCCGGGGTCGCCTTCGACGAGATCGCCCGCCGGCACGGCGACTACGCGCTGGTCGGCGCGGCCGCGCTGGTCGAGGGGGAGCGGATCCGGGTGGGTTACCTGTCGGTGAGCGACGTGCCCACGGTCGTCGACCTCACCGGGGTGCCGGCCGCCGACCGGGCCGAGGCCGCGCTCGAGCAGCTCGATCCGACCGGTGACATCCATGCCACGGCGGCCTACCGGCGGACCCTGGTCCGGGTGCTGACCGACCGGGTCGTGGCCGCCGCGACCGCGAACGCCCAGGGAGGGACGCCATGA
- a CDS encoding (2Fe-2S)-binding protein — protein sequence MNEIRRETRHEIRLRVNGVTYELRVPARRLLSDALRHDLGLTGTHVGCEHGVCGSCTILADGEPVRACLLLAVAATAHEITTVEGLAGPDGEPNAVQRAFAECHGLQCGFCTPGFLTTVTAGLRRDPCPTRDAAREMIAGNLCRCTGYQNIVRAVERAAELESAQEPAR from the coding sequence ATGAACGAGATCCGGCGCGAGACCCGGCACGAGATCCGGCTGCGGGTGAACGGGGTGACGTACGAGCTGCGGGTCCCGGCCCGGCGGCTGCTGTCCGACGCGCTGCGGCACGACCTGGGGCTCACCGGCACGCACGTCGGCTGCGAGCACGGCGTGTGCGGCTCCTGCACGATCCTGGCCGACGGCGAACCGGTCCGGGCCTGCCTGCTGCTGGCGGTCGCCGCCACCGCGCACGAGATCACCACGGTCGAGGGGCTCGCCGGGCCGGACGGTGAGCCGAACGCGGTGCAACGCGCGTTCGCCGAGTGCCACGGGCTGCAGTGCGGGTTCTGCACCCCCGGCTTCCTGACGACCGTCACCGCCGGTCTGCGCCGCGATCCCTGCCCGACCAGGGACGCCGCCCGGGAGATGATCGCCGGGAACCTCTGCCGATGTACCGGCTACCAGAACATCGTGCGAGCGGTGGAGCGTGCGGCCGAGTTGGAGTCCGCCCAGGAGCCGGCCCGATGA
- the cutA gene encoding aerobic carbon-monoxide dehydrogenase large subunit: MTTKLMGQPVQRVEDRRFLHGEGRYVDDILAGPGAGPAVLHAAVLRSPHAHARILDIDVSGVLDVDGVHAVYTYDDLSGPMAEPLPVLIPHPALTHGRTQYALARDEVNHVGEAIAFVVAEDRYLAEDAVNRIVVDYEVLPAVVGLDAARAADRLVHDDVPGNVGARLEQTVGDAPAAIAAAPHRLALDLEIERSACMPLEGRGTVARWDHDSDRLVLWSSTQTSTGVRAAVAAKLGLDIGRVDVITPDVGGGFGVKIVHPWPEELLVPMAARALDRPVKFTEDRREHFVSSAHERGQTQHIEVGFDDDGRLLGLDVEFWHDHGAYTPYGLIVPIITSTQLLGPYKPGAYRVVFESLYTNTVIVTPYRGAGRPQGCFAMERTMDAIAAYLGRDRTEVRAVNFIRPDEFPYDHGLVFQDGRALEYDSGDYPASLDKLRKLIDWDGFAEFRRACAEQGRTVGIGLACYVEGTGVGPYEGAHVHVETTGKVKVATGLTTQGQSHQTAFAQIVADELGVRFDDVEVVTGDTRRMPYAVGTFASRAAVMSGSAIHKAARRTREKALRLAADALEASVDDLEIVDGIVGVRGTDRSIPLGTLSVLSNPLRYAFDEASKAATQFSVGDSEQPPVAEGDQPGLEGTDFYSPEHATFASGMHAAIVETDPDTAEIRILRYAVVHDCGNLINPMVVEGQIHGGVAQGIGGALYERMAYDDSGQLLNASFMDFLMPYVSEIPDAIDIDHLETPSPLNPLGIKGAGEAGVIPVSAVIAAAISDAEGFPITAMPISPSDLHTLREEHRP; encoded by the coding sequence ATGACCACGAAGCTGATGGGCCAGCCCGTGCAGCGGGTCGAGGACCGCCGGTTCCTGCACGGCGAGGGCCGCTACGTCGACGACATCCTGGCCGGCCCGGGAGCCGGGCCCGCGGTGCTGCACGCGGCCGTGCTGCGTTCCCCGCACGCGCACGCCCGGATCCTCGACATCGACGTGTCCGGGGTGCTCGACGTCGACGGGGTACACGCCGTCTACACCTACGACGACCTGAGCGGCCCGATGGCCGAGCCGCTGCCGGTGCTCATCCCGCATCCTGCCCTGACCCACGGCCGCACCCAGTACGCGCTGGCCCGCGACGAGGTGAACCACGTCGGCGAGGCCATCGCGTTCGTCGTCGCCGAGGACCGCTACCTCGCCGAGGACGCGGTGAACCGGATCGTCGTCGACTACGAGGTACTGCCCGCCGTCGTCGGGCTGGACGCCGCCCGGGCCGCGGACCGGCTGGTGCACGACGACGTCCCGGGCAACGTCGGCGCCCGCCTGGAGCAGACCGTCGGGGACGCCCCGGCCGCGATCGCCGCCGCCCCGCACCGGCTCGCGCTGGACCTGGAGATCGAGCGCAGCGCCTGCATGCCGTTGGAGGGCCGCGGCACGGTGGCCCGCTGGGACCACGACTCCGATCGGCTGGTCCTGTGGTCGTCCACCCAGACCTCGACCGGCGTGCGAGCCGCCGTCGCGGCGAAGCTCGGCCTGGACATCGGCCGGGTCGACGTGATCACCCCGGACGTCGGCGGCGGCTTCGGGGTCAAGATCGTCCACCCGTGGCCGGAGGAGCTGCTGGTGCCGATGGCGGCCCGCGCGCTGGACCGGCCGGTCAAGTTCACCGAGGACCGCCGCGAGCACTTCGTGTCCTCGGCGCACGAGCGCGGCCAGACCCAGCACATCGAGGTCGGGTTCGACGACGACGGCCGGCTGCTCGGCCTGGACGTCGAGTTCTGGCACGACCACGGCGCCTACACGCCGTACGGGTTGATCGTCCCGATCATCACCTCCACCCAGCTGCTCGGCCCGTACAAGCCGGGCGCCTACCGGGTGGTGTTCGAGTCGCTGTACACCAACACCGTGATCGTGACGCCGTACCGCGGCGCCGGCCGTCCGCAGGGCTGCTTCGCGATGGAGCGCACGATGGACGCGATCGCTGCGTACCTGGGCCGTGACCGCACCGAGGTGCGGGCGGTGAACTTCATCCGCCCCGACGAGTTCCCCTACGACCACGGCCTCGTCTTCCAGGACGGCAGGGCGCTGGAGTACGACTCCGGTGACTATCCGGCGTCGCTGGACAAGCTGCGCAAGCTGATCGACTGGGACGGCTTCGCCGAGTTCCGGCGGGCCTGCGCCGAGCAGGGCCGCACCGTCGGCATCGGGTTGGCCTGTTACGTCGAGGGCACCGGCGTCGGGCCGTACGAGGGCGCGCACGTGCACGTCGAGACCACCGGGAAGGTGAAGGTCGCGACCGGCCTGACCACCCAGGGGCAGAGTCATCAGACGGCGTTCGCGCAGATCGTCGCCGACGAGCTGGGGGTCCGCTTCGACGACGTCGAGGTGGTCACCGGGGACACCCGCCGGATGCCGTACGCGGTCGGGACGTTCGCGTCCCGGGCCGCGGTGATGTCCGGCTCGGCGATCCACAAGGCGGCCCGGCGGACCAGGGAGAAGGCGCTGCGCCTCGCCGCGGACGCCCTGGAGGCGTCGGTCGACGACCTGGAGATCGTCGACGGGATCGTCGGCGTGCGCGGCACCGACCGGTCGATCCCGCTCGGGACGCTGTCGGTGCTGTCCAATCCGCTGCGCTACGCCTTCGACGAGGCGTCCAAGGCGGCCACCCAGTTCTCCGTCGGGGACTCCGAGCAGCCGCCGGTCGCCGAGGGCGATCAGCCAGGCCTGGAGGGCACCGACTTCTACAGCCCGGAGCACGCCACGTTCGCGTCGGGCATGCACGCGGCGATCGTGGAGACCGACCCGGACACCGCGGAGATCCGGATCCTGCGCTACGCCGTGGTGCACGACTGCGGGAACCTGATCAACCCGATGGTGGTCGAGGGGCAGATCCACGGCGGCGTCGCCCAGGGCATCGGCGGCGCGCTGTACGAGCGGATGGCCTACGACGACTCCGGCCAGCTGCTCAACGCCTCGTTCATGGACTTCCTGATGCCCTACGTCAGCGAGATCCCGGATGCGATCGACATCGACCACCTGGAGACGCCGTCGCCGCTGAACCCGCTCGGGATCAAGGGCGCCGGTGAGGCCGGGGTGATCCCGGTGTCCGCGGTGATCGCGGCGGCGATCTCCGACGCCGAGGGCTTCCCGATCACCGCGATGCCGATCTCGCCGTCCGACCTGCACACCCTGCGCGAGGAGCACCGCCCATGA